A section of the Streptomyces sp. NBC_00178 genome encodes:
- a CDS encoding FecCD family ABC transporter permease codes for MSADTAVPVRPPVRPAGYGVVRIGKRARFLVHRRASLVAAALLVVLAAVCVAYLCVGESFVAPGEVVKVVLGRPSPDELVVGTLRMPRMVVGLLVGAAFGIAGALIQTVARNPLASPDIIGISQGASALTVGAMTFGLTSYTVLPYLSVAGGIAAAALVYVFAWRGGLHATRFVLIGIGFAIALRSVTTLFLTKGDYLVAQQAQIWMTGSLNGRGWSEAAPIGWALLALLPAVLWAARAQRTVSMDDDTATALGVRLGRVRLGLVALGVVLASVATGTAGPVDFVALLAPQIARRMTRTAQIPLLCSALLGAVIVVFADLLARRLFSPVELPVGVLTAAVGAPYLIWLIIRGHRGRNGGNA; via the coding sequence ATGAGCGCGGACACGGCAGTGCCCGTACGCCCCCCGGTCCGCCCTGCCGGTTACGGCGTCGTACGCATCGGGAAGCGGGCCCGTTTCCTGGTCCACCGGCGGGCGTCGCTCGTCGCGGCGGCCCTCCTCGTCGTGCTGGCGGCCGTCTGTGTCGCGTACCTCTGCGTCGGCGAGAGCTTCGTCGCGCCGGGTGAGGTCGTGAAGGTCGTCCTCGGCCGGCCGTCGCCCGACGAACTGGTCGTGGGCACGCTGCGGATGCCCAGGATGGTGGTCGGGCTGCTCGTCGGCGCGGCGTTCGGGATCGCCGGCGCGCTGATCCAGACGGTGGCCCGCAACCCGCTCGCCAGCCCCGACATCATCGGCATCAGCCAGGGCGCGAGCGCGCTCACGGTCGGCGCCATGACCTTCGGCCTCACCTCCTACACCGTCCTGCCCTACCTGTCCGTCGCCGGCGGGATCGCCGCAGCGGCGCTGGTGTACGTCTTCGCCTGGCGCGGCGGGCTCCACGCGACCCGCTTCGTCCTCATCGGTATCGGCTTCGCGATCGCCCTGCGCTCCGTGACGACGCTCTTCCTGACGAAGGGCGACTACCTGGTCGCCCAGCAGGCGCAGATCTGGATGACGGGTTCGCTGAACGGCCGCGGCTGGAGCGAGGCGGCCCCGATCGGCTGGGCGCTGCTGGCCCTCCTGCCCGCCGTGCTGTGGGCGGCGCGGGCGCAGCGCACCGTGTCGATGGACGACGACACGGCGACGGCGCTCGGCGTGCGCCTGGGCCGCGTACGCCTGGGGCTCGTCGCCCTGGGGGTCGTCCTGGCGTCCGTGGCGACGGGGACGGCGGGGCCCGTCGACTTCGTGGCCCTCCTCGCTCCGCAGATCGCCCGCCGGATGACGCGTACGGCGCAGATCCCGCTGCTGTGCTCGGCGCTGCTGGGCGCGGTGATCGTCGTCTTCGCCGACCTGCTGGCGCGCAGGCTCTTCTCCCCCGTCGAACTCCCCGTGGGCGTGCTGACCGCCGCGGTCGGCGCCCCGTACCTGATCTGGCTGATCATCCGCGGTCACCGCGGCCGCAATGGAGGCAACGCATGA
- a CDS encoding FecCD family ABC transporter permease: MAAAAPRLSRRALAMAVAVLALMLSVLLSLAVGARTIAPSAVVDALLHGGHTEAADVIRQLRLPRTLIGLMVGAALALAGTVLQGITRNPIADPGILGISQGASVAVVLAIAYAGIHTLTGYVWFAFAGAAVASVAVYAIASRGRGGATPVKLALGGAAINALLVSVTMAVLTTKASALEEFRFWQVGSISGREAEVAERIWPFLLVGTILVVSVARGLDALALGDDVAKGLGQNVAAVRIVGGVGATVLTGAGVAAAGPIAFVGLAVPHIARAIVGGGHRWVLPMVALLGPVMLLVSDVVGRVLLPPGEVPAGVMTALIGVPFLVTLVRRKAAPA, encoded by the coding sequence ATGGCCGCCGCAGCACCCCGCCTGTCCCGACGCGCGCTCGCGATGGCCGTGGCAGTCCTCGCACTCATGTTGTCCGTCCTGCTCAGCCTGGCCGTGGGGGCGCGGACCATCGCCCCGTCCGCTGTCGTGGACGCCCTCCTGCACGGCGGGCACACCGAGGCCGCCGACGTCATCCGGCAGCTGAGGCTGCCGCGCACCCTGATCGGCCTGATGGTCGGTGCCGCCCTGGCCCTCGCGGGCACGGTGCTCCAGGGCATCACCCGCAACCCCATCGCCGACCCCGGCATCCTCGGCATCAGCCAGGGCGCCTCCGTCGCGGTGGTGCTGGCCATCGCGTACGCCGGGATCCACACCCTCACCGGTTACGTGTGGTTCGCGTTCGCGGGCGCCGCCGTCGCGTCGGTCGCCGTCTACGCCATCGCCTCACGGGGGCGCGGCGGCGCGACCCCCGTGAAGCTCGCCCTGGGCGGGGCCGCGATCAACGCGCTGCTGGTGTCGGTGACCATGGCGGTGCTGACCACCAAGGCGTCCGCGCTGGAGGAGTTCCGCTTCTGGCAGGTGGGGTCGATCTCGGGCCGGGAGGCCGAGGTCGCCGAGCGGATCTGGCCGTTCCTGCTGGTCGGCACCATCCTCGTGGTGTCCGTGGCGCGAGGTCTCGACGCCCTGGCGCTCGGCGACGACGTCGCCAAGGGCCTGGGGCAGAACGTCGCGGCCGTCCGCATCGTCGGCGGTGTGGGGGCGACCGTGCTCACCGGGGCGGGGGTCGCTGCGGCCGGGCCGATCGCCTTCGTCGGCCTCGCGGTGCCGCACATCGCCCGCGCGATCGTCGGCGGCGGGCACCGCTGGGTGCTCCCGATGGTCGCCCTCCTGGGCCCCGTGATGCTCCTCGTCTCCGATGTCGTCGGGCGGGTGCTGCTCCCGCCGGGCGAGGTCCCGGCAGGCGTCATGACGGCGCTGATCGGTGTGCCCTTCCTCGTCACCCTCGTACGCCGGAAGGCGGCCCCCGCATGA
- a CDS encoding HAD family hydrolase produces the protein MPSHTLTVGFDLDMTLIDSRPGIRAAYETLAAETGVHIDIDLVVSRLGPPLEDEMANWFPAGAIAEACDRYRAVYPDRAITPTTTMPGAREAVEAVQALGGRAMVVTAKYEPNAKLHLAHLGIGADLLIGGLWAEGKAAALLEHGAGVYVGDHTGDVRGAHAANALSVGVTTGPCDETELREAGAEVILPDLTAFPDWLRTFAAS, from the coding sequence ATGCCCTCACACACCTTGACGGTCGGCTTCGACCTCGACATGACGCTCATCGACTCGCGGCCCGGGATCAGGGCCGCCTACGAGACCCTGGCCGCCGAGACGGGCGTGCACATCGACATCGATCTGGTCGTCAGCCGGCTCGGGCCGCCCCTCGAGGACGAGATGGCCAACTGGTTCCCGGCCGGGGCGATAGCGGAGGCCTGCGACCGCTACCGCGCGGTCTACCCGGACCGGGCGATCACCCCGACCACGACGATGCCCGGCGCCCGGGAGGCGGTGGAGGCGGTCCAGGCGCTCGGCGGGCGGGCCATGGTCGTCACCGCCAAGTACGAGCCCAACGCCAAGCTGCACCTCGCGCACCTCGGCATCGGCGCCGACCTGCTGATCGGCGGGCTCTGGGCGGAGGGCAAGGCGGCCGCGCTCCTGGAGCACGGCGCCGGTGTCTACGTCGGCGACCACACCGGGGACGTGCGCGGGGCGCACGCCGCGAACGCCCTGTCGGTCGGTGTGACGACCGGGCCGTGCGACGAGACGGAGCTGCGGGAGGCCGGGGCCGAGGTGATCCTGCCGGACCTCACGGCGTTCCCCGACTGGCTGCGGACCTTCGCGGCGTCCTGA
- a CDS encoding cold-shock protein has protein sequence MPTGKVKWFNSEKGFGFLSRDDGADVFVHSSVLPAGVEALKPGQRVEFGVVAGQRGDQALSVVILDPTPSVAAAQRRSPDELASIVQDLTTVLENITPMLERGRYPDKASGAKIAGLLRAVADQLDV, from the coding sequence GTGCCCACGGGTAAGGTCAAATGGTTCAATTCGGAAAAGGGCTTCGGCTTCCTTTCGCGCGACGACGGCGCGGACGTCTTCGTCCACTCCTCCGTGCTCCCGGCCGGCGTCGAGGCCCTCAAGCCGGGTCAGCGCGTCGAGTTCGGCGTGGTCGCCGGCCAGCGCGGTGACCAGGCGCTCTCCGTGGTGATCCTGGACCCCACCCCGTCCGTGGCAGCCGCGCAGCGGCGCAGCCCCGACGAACTCGCCTCCATCGTGCAGGACCTGACGACGGTCCTGGAGAACATCACGCCGATGCTGGAGCGGGGCCGCTACCCCGACAAGGCGTCGGGCGCGAAGATCGCGGGCCTGCTGCGGGCGGTCGCCGACCAGCTCGACGTCTGA
- a CDS encoding 1,4-dihydroxy-6-naphthoate synthase → MTDTVTDTAPDPDGASQPALRIAFSPCPNDTFVFDAWAHGRVPGAPALDVTFADIHLTNGMAERGEFDVLKVSYAVLPWVLDEYALLPCGGALGRGCGPLVLTREPGTDLTGKTVAVPSERSTAYLLFRLWAAEVVPGGVGEIVVMPFDEIMPAVRDGRVDAGLVIHEARFTYQNYGLHNLADMGEHWELTTGLPIPLGAIIAKRSLGDETLKRLAESVRTSVRMAWDDPLQSRPYVLEHAQEMDPAVADQHIGLYVNEFTADLGEHGYAAVRGLLTRAAAEGLVPALGPDALAFTGR, encoded by the coding sequence ATGACCGACACAGTGACTGACACCGCGCCCGACCCCGACGGCGCTTCGCAGCCGGCCCTCCGGATCGCCTTCTCGCCCTGTCCGAACGACACCTTCGTCTTCGACGCCTGGGCCCACGGAAGGGTCCCCGGCGCGCCGGCCCTCGACGTCACCTTCGCCGACATCCACCTCACCAACGGCATGGCCGAGCGCGGCGAGTTCGACGTGCTGAAGGTCTCCTACGCCGTCCTGCCCTGGGTGCTCGACGAATACGCCCTCCTGCCGTGCGGCGGGGCGCTGGGGCGCGGCTGCGGTCCGCTCGTCCTCACCAGGGAGCCGGGCACGGACCTCACGGGGAAGACCGTCGCCGTGCCCAGCGAGCGCTCCACGGCGTACCTCCTGTTCCGGCTCTGGGCCGCCGAGGTCGTGCCGGGGGGTGTCGGCGAGATCGTCGTCATGCCGTTCGACGAGATCATGCCCGCGGTGCGCGACGGCCGGGTGGACGCCGGACTCGTCATCCACGAGGCCCGCTTCACCTATCAGAACTACGGCCTGCACAACCTGGCCGACATGGGCGAGCACTGGGAGCTCACCACCGGTCTGCCGATCCCCCTCGGTGCGATCATCGCCAAGCGCTCGCTCGGCGACGAGACCCTGAAGCGGCTCGCGGAGTCGGTCCGCACCTCGGTGCGCATGGCCTGGGACGACCCGCTGCAATCGCGTCCGTACGTCCTGGAGCACGCCCAGGAGATGGACCCCGCCGTCGCCGACCAGCACATCGGGCTGTACGTCAACGAATTCACCGCCGACCTCGGCGAGCACGGCTACGCGGCGGTCCGCGGCCTGCTGACCCGCGCGGCGGCCGAGGGGCTCGTGCCCGCGCTCGGCCCGGACGCCCTGGCCTTCACCGGCCGCTGA
- a CDS encoding futalosine hydrolase: MRVLVVTAVPAERDAVTRAFGGDPEVLDVPGARLHRAGPFDVVAGGAGPAAAAAVTAFALASAPASEPYALVVSAGIGGGFAPAAPVGSLVVAARIVAADLGAETPDGFVPVTGLGFGRDTFLPPDTLVREVAAATGAVTGTVLTVSTVTGSAARTAALLAAHPGAVAEAMEGFGVAEAAAGLGVPALELRAVSNTVGPRDRAAWRIGDALTALTEAFGKTAHVVESWNRHDRHSD, encoded by the coding sequence GTGCGGGTGCTCGTCGTGACCGCCGTCCCGGCCGAACGGGACGCGGTCACGCGTGCTTTCGGCGGTGACCCGGAAGTCCTCGACGTGCCCGGCGCCCGGCTGCACCGCGCCGGGCCGTTCGACGTCGTCGCGGGGGGTGCGGGCCCGGCGGCCGCGGCGGCCGTCACCGCCTTCGCCCTCGCCTCGGCCCCCGCGTCCGAGCCGTACGCGCTCGTCGTGTCGGCGGGCATCGGCGGAGGCTTCGCACCCGCCGCCCCTGTGGGCTCCCTCGTCGTCGCGGCCCGCATCGTCGCCGCGGACCTCGGCGCCGAGACCCCGGACGGCTTCGTGCCCGTCACCGGTCTCGGATTCGGCAGGGACACCTTCCTGCCGCCGGACACGCTGGTACGCGAGGTGGCCGCGGCCACGGGCGCCGTCACGGGCACCGTGCTCACGGTGTCCACCGTCACGGGCAGCGCGGCCCGTACCGCGGCCCTGCTGGCCGCGCACCCAGGAGCCGTCGCCGAGGCCATGGAGGGCTTCGGCGTCGCGGAGGCCGCAGCCGGACTCGGCGTACCGGCCCTGGAGCTCCGGGCCGTCTCGAACACCGTGGGGCCGCGCGACCGCGCGGCCTGGCGGATCGGGGACGCCCTGACGGCGCTCACCGAGGCGTTCGGGAAGACCGCACACGTAGTGGAAAGTTGGAACCGGCATGACCGACACAGTGACTGA
- a CDS encoding DUF2771 domain-containing protein, with protein sequence MTVAFFSGRGRRIGVALGAVSAGLLVLSACDKPTPLATVTVGDNSVSTEAACYNDGKALKESEIQGCLNKKAEKSVEVAMDDKVRFGVDPEIADHGWTLFINGQQAEQEPYKKTYRSIPGSAFFASQTGETTASKTQISIVETKGQKLTGVWHFELKKTS encoded by the coding sequence ATGACCGTTGCGTTCTTCTCCGGTAGGGGCCGCCGAATCGGCGTCGCCCTCGGTGCCGTGTCCGCGGGACTCCTTGTCCTGTCCGCCTGCGACAAGCCGACGCCGCTCGCCACCGTGACGGTCGGCGACAACTCGGTGAGCACCGAGGCCGCCTGCTACAACGACGGCAAGGCCCTCAAGGAGTCCGAGATCCAGGGCTGCCTGAACAAGAAGGCGGAGAAATCCGTCGAGGTCGCGATGGACGACAAGGTCCGCTTCGGCGTCGACCCCGAGATCGCGGACCACGGCTGGACCCTGTTCATCAACGGCCAGCAGGCCGAGCAGGAGCCGTACAAGAAGACCTACCGGTCGATCCCGGGCAGCGCCTTCTTCGCCAGCCAGACGGGCGAGACCACCGCGTCCAAGACGCAGATCAGCATCGTCGAGACCAAGGGCCAGAAGCTCACCGGCGTCTGGCACTTCGAGCTCAAGAAGACCTCCTGA
- a CDS encoding MFS transporter — protein MAAARSSDGSGPLRRAGRAMGRALRAPFTGTARGIRKATHAHGAGESGLGKLIELHAVNGAGDVMITVALASTVFFSVPTDEARGRVALYLAVTMAPFTLLAPVVGPLLDRLPHGRRAAMAGAMFARAVLAITMSGAVATGGLELYPAALGVLVCSKAYGVVRSAVVPRLLPPRFSLVKANSRVTLAGLLATGIAAPIGAGLQAVGSPWPLYGACVIFLGGTVLAFTLPPKVDSAKGERKARLVPPYGEPARPAPPREARKRGRWTGSTRTDRKGREKPPGLRSVGPSVLHGLQANAAHRALSGFLIFFLAFLLREHPLAGQSAAVSLGIVGVAAGAGNAFGTAVGSWLRARGPEVIVATVLGLALAAAVLAAVFFSTVMVAALTAVAGFTQALSKLSLDAMIQRDVPEEVRTSAFARSETLLQMSWVVGGAIGIALPLNGVLGMSVAAGLLALGASASVRGLLTAARRGSPHPRVA, from the coding sequence GTGGCCGCCGCCAGGTCGTCCGACGGATCCGGCCCGCTCCGCAGGGCGGGCCGGGCGATGGGCCGTGCCCTGCGGGCGCCGTTCACCGGCACGGCACGGGGTATCCGCAAGGCGACGCACGCCCACGGGGCCGGGGAGTCCGGGCTCGGCAAGCTGATCGAGCTGCACGCGGTCAACGGCGCCGGCGACGTCATGATCACCGTGGCGCTGGCCTCCACGGTCTTCTTCTCCGTACCGACGGACGAGGCCCGCGGGCGCGTCGCGCTCTACCTCGCCGTCACCATGGCCCCCTTCACCCTGCTCGCGCCGGTGGTCGGCCCGCTCCTCGACCGGCTGCCGCACGGCCGCCGCGCCGCGATGGCCGGCGCGATGTTCGCACGGGCCGTACTCGCGATCACGATGTCCGGGGCGGTGGCCACGGGAGGGCTGGAGCTCTACCCGGCGGCGCTCGGGGTCCTGGTCTGCTCCAAGGCGTACGGCGTGGTCCGCAGCGCCGTCGTGCCCCGCCTCCTGCCGCCCCGCTTCTCCCTGGTGAAGGCCAATTCACGGGTCACCCTGGCCGGTCTGCTGGCCACGGGCATCGCCGCGCCCATCGGGGCGGGGCTCCAGGCCGTCGGGTCGCCCTGGCCGCTGTACGGGGCCTGCGTGATCTTCCTCGGCGGGACGGTCCTCGCCTTCACCCTGCCCCCCAAGGTCGATTCCGCGAAGGGCGAGCGCAAGGCCCGCCTCGTCCCGCCGTACGGGGAGCCGGCCCGCCCCGCTCCCCCGCGGGAGGCCAGGAAGCGGGGGCGGTGGACCGGCAGCACGAGAACGGACAGGAAGGGCCGGGAGAAACCGCCGGGACTGCGGTCCGTCGGGCCGTCCGTCCTGCACGGCCTCCAGGCGAACGCCGCGCACCGCGCGCTCTCCGGGTTCCTCATCTTCTTCCTGGCGTTCCTGCTGCGCGAGCACCCCCTCGCGGGCCAGAGCGCCGCGGTCTCCCTCGGCATCGTCGGCGTCGCCGCCGGCGCCGGGAACGCCTTCGGTACGGCGGTGGGGTCGTGGCTCCGGGCCCGCGGTCCCGAGGTGATCGTCGCGACGGTGCTGGGGCTCGCCCTGGCCGCCGCCGTGCTCGCCGCGGTGTTCTTCAGCACGGTGATGGTCGCCGCGCTCACCGCGGTCGCCGGCTTCACCCAGGCGCTGTCGAAACTGTCGCTGGACGCGATGATCCAGCGGGACGTGCCGGAGGAGGTGCGCACCTCGGCCTTCGCCCGGTCGGAGACGCTGCTGCAGATGTCCTGGGTCGTCGGCGGCGCGATCGGCATCGCCCTCCCCCTCAACGGCGTACTCGGCATGTCCGTCGCCGCCGGGCTCCTCGCCCTCGGCGCCTCCGCCTCCGTACGGGGTCTCCTGACGGCCGCGCGGCGCGGCTCACCGCACCCCCGCGTGGCGTGA
- a CDS encoding DUF3027 domain-containing protein, translating into MSAATTRSRTARTPAPDRLCAEAVDLARAAAEEAAAPGVVGEHVAVVSEGDRVVTHYFESKEPGYRGWRWAVTVARASRAKNVTLDETVLLPGSDALLAPEWVPWSERLRPGDMGPGDLLPTEAEDPRLEPGWTGEDEPLPNSAVSDVSQELAALVDAEDAELTTRPGTSRGSIASVADELGTRRARVLSRYGLGLAADRWDEEFGARTPMAQAAPASCVTCAFLVPMAGSLRQAFGVCANEFAPADGRVVSLSYGCGGHSEAALMPKPVRPAPHALDTLRVDDYALRPPEDSGSVPARADGTTEDLGHS; encoded by the coding sequence GTGAGTGCTGCGACGACGCGAAGCCGTACGGCCCGTACCCCCGCCCCCGACCGTCTGTGCGCCGAGGCGGTAGACCTCGCACGCGCGGCGGCGGAGGAAGCCGCCGCGCCCGGGGTGGTGGGTGAGCATGTGGCCGTGGTCTCCGAGGGGGACCGGGTCGTCACCCACTACTTCGAGTCCAAGGAGCCCGGCTACCGGGGCTGGCGCTGGGCGGTGACGGTCGCCAGGGCATCCCGCGCCAAGAACGTCACGCTTGACGAAACGGTGCTGCTGCCCGGATCCGACGCGCTCCTCGCCCCCGAGTGGGTGCCCTGGAGCGAGCGGCTCAGGCCCGGCGACATGGGGCCGGGCGACCTGCTGCCCACCGAGGCGGAGGACCCCCGTCTCGAACCGGGCTGGACCGGCGAGGACGAGCCCCTGCCGAACTCCGCCGTCTCCGACGTCTCCCAGGAGCTCGCCGCCCTGGTCGACGCGGAGGACGCGGAGCTGACGACGCGGCCCGGGACGAGCCGCGGCTCGATCGCCTCGGTCGCCGACGAGCTCGGCACCCGGCGCGCGCGGGTGCTGTCCCGGTACGGCCTGGGGCTGGCCGCGGACCGGTGGGACGAGGAGTTCGGCGCGAGGACACCGATGGCGCAGGCGGCGCCGGCGTCGTGCGTCACCTGCGCGTTCCTCGTGCCTATGGCGGGCTCCCTGCGGCAGGCGTTCGGCGTGTGCGCGAACGAGTTCGCCCCGGCGGACGGCCGCGTCGTCTCGTTGTCGTACGGCTGCGGGGGTCACTCCGAGGCGGCCCTCATGCCGAAGCCGGTGAGGCCCGCACCGCACGCCCTGGACACCCTGCGCGTGGACGACTACGCGCTGCGGCCGCCGGAGGACTCCGGTTCGGTCCCGGCCCGGGCGGACGGCACGACCGAGGACCTCGGCCACTCCTGA
- a CDS encoding sacsin N-terminal ATP-binding-like domain-containing protein has product MNATEGADPFGTARLRRGVLDAWGSGPARFREDANAEEDLVLGGYRDRLVVELAQNAADAAARAGVPGRLRLTLHAASGDGPAVLAAANTGAPLDATGVESLSTLRASAKREGHESAVGRFGVGFAAVLAVSDEPAVIGRHGGVRWSLAEARDLARQAAVGSPGLGDELRRRDGHVPLLRLPLPAEGGAPDGYDTVVVLPLRDGVAEDLVGRLLDGVDDALLLTLPGLDEVVVETADGVRTLGRSQHGPYVHVDDSAHGLHRWRTVAASGPLEPALLAGRPVEERLRPHWSVTWAVPVDDDGAPQHPRTAPVVHAPTPTDEPLGVPALLIASLPLDTTRRHPAPGPLTDFLVERAADAYARLLAEWEPVSVATIALAPGVLGKGQLDGALRAAILERLPRVAFLEPAAPRDPSESAAQWDDWDGGGAPHRGTTALRPVEAEVVEGVGAETVRVLAEVLPCLLPAGLERRAELRTLGVARVPLTEAIDRLAGLEREPDWWRRLYDSLGGVDPDRLTGLPVPLAGPEDVPRTTIGPRQVLLPLPGAPTGPVLGRLARLGLKVAHPDAAHPLLEKLGALPATPRAVLGTPQVRAAVAGSLDAGEVWDEDALDGDELAETVLTLVRDADLAPGDEPWLGALALPDEDGEPAPAGELVLPGSPFAQVMREGELALCDEELAGRWGEQPLTACGVLATFALVRATDVVLDPDELEPRDGDFAEPDDAGLLDAVDVWCEDVLDQLPDTPVPPVATELVAVRDLDLVDDDAWPQALAMLAEPPLRDALTQPVRVLLPDGTTRSVRPYTAWWLRDHPVLDGRRPAGLRAAGGDPRLAGLYDSVDATGFDDAQVLRALGVRTSVGALLDEPGGAAELLARLADEERPVGPVQLHSLYTALAGMDPEQVTLPDELRAVVDDEVRVVDAADAVIADAPDLLPLTGGLPLLPVAPARAAELAEMLQVRRLGESVEAGVTTEGEEHRVPDSVRILLGAGTPEAYVEHSELRAGGAELDWRRTPDGVVHAATLEGVAAGLAWAAGQWPRRFEVAALLEDPSRTEELARDRWFD; this is encoded by the coding sequence ATGAATGCGACCGAGGGGGCCGATCCGTTCGGGACGGCGCGACTGCGGCGCGGCGTGCTCGACGCCTGGGGTTCGGGCCCCGCCCGTTTCCGGGAGGACGCCAACGCCGAGGAGGACCTGGTCCTCGGCGGCTACCGCGACCGGCTCGTCGTCGAGCTCGCCCAGAACGCCGCCGACGCCGCCGCCCGCGCGGGCGTCCCCGGCCGTCTCCGGCTCACCCTGCACGCGGCGTCCGGTGACGGTCCCGCCGTCCTGGCCGCCGCCAACACCGGCGCCCCGCTCGACGCGACCGGTGTCGAGTCGCTGAGCACCCTGCGGGCCTCGGCCAAGCGCGAGGGCCACGAGTCGGCCGTCGGCCGCTTCGGCGTCGGTTTCGCCGCCGTGCTGGCCGTCAGCGACGAGCCCGCCGTCATCGGGCGCCACGGCGGTGTCCGCTGGTCCCTCGCGGAGGCCCGCGACCTCGCCCGGCAGGCGGCCGTCGGCAGCCCGGGCCTCGGCGACGAGCTGCGCCGCCGCGACGGTCACGTCCCGCTCCTGCGGCTGCCGCTGCCCGCCGAGGGCGGCGCCCCCGACGGCTACGACACCGTCGTCGTCCTCCCGCTCCGCGACGGCGTGGCCGAGGACCTCGTCGGCAGGCTGCTCGACGGGGTGGACGACGCGCTGCTCCTGACGCTGCCGGGCCTGGACGAGGTCGTCGTCGAAACCGCGGACGGCGTAAGGACGTTGGGCCGCTCGCAGCACGGGCCGTACGTCCACGTCGACGACTCCGCGCACGGTCTCCACCGCTGGCGCACCGTCGCCGCGAGCGGGCCCCTGGAGCCCGCGCTGCTCGCCGGCCGGCCCGTCGAGGAACGGCTGCGGCCCCACTGGTCCGTGACGTGGGCCGTGCCGGTGGACGACGACGGAGCGCCCCAGCACCCCCGTACGGCACCTGTCGTGCACGCGCCGACGCCCACCGACGAACCCCTCGGGGTCCCGGCGCTGCTGATCGCCTCGCTGCCGCTCGACACCACCCGGCGGCACCCCGCGCCCGGTCCGCTGACCGACTTCCTGGTGGAGCGCGCGGCCGACGCCTACGCCCGGCTGCTCGCCGAGTGGGAGCCCGTGTCCGTCGCCACGATCGCGCTGGCCCCGGGCGTGCTCGGCAAGGGGCAGCTCGACGGCGCGCTGCGCGCCGCGATCCTGGAGCGGCTGCCGCGGGTCGCGTTCCTGGAGCCCGCCGCGCCCCGCGACCCCTCCGAGTCCGCGGCCCAGTGGGACGACTGGGACGGGGGCGGCGCCCCGCACCGGGGGACGACCGCGCTGCGGCCGGTGGAGGCCGAGGTGGTCGAGGGCGTGGGCGCCGAGACCGTGCGGGTCCTCGCCGAGGTCCTGCCCTGCCTGCTGCCCGCCGGGCTGGAGCGCCGTGCGGAGCTGCGCACGCTCGGCGTCGCCCGGGTTCCGCTGACCGAGGCCATCGACCGGCTGGCCGGGCTGGAGCGCGAACCGGACTGGTGGCGGCGGCTGTACGACAGCCTGGGCGGCGTCGACCCCGACCGGCTCACCGGCCTGCCCGTCCCGCTCGCCGGCCCGGAGGACGTGCCGCGCACCACCATCGGGCCCCGCCAGGTCCTCCTGCCGCTGCCCGGCGCGCCGACCGGGCCCGTGCTCGGCCGGCTGGCCCGGCTCGGACTGAAGGTGGCCCATCCGGACGCCGCGCATCCGCTGCTGGAGAAGCTGGGCGCCCTGCCCGCCACACCCCGCGCGGTCCTGGGGACCCCGCAGGTCCGGGCCGCCGTCGCGGGTTCCCTGGACGCGGGCGAGGTGTGGGACGAGGACGCGCTGGACGGCGACGAGCTGGCCGAGACCGTCCTCACGCTCGTGCGGGACGCGGACCTCGCTCCCGGTGACGAGCCCTGGCTGGGCGCGCTCGCCCTGCCCGACGAGGACGGCGAGCCCGCGCCTGCCGGTGAACTGGTCCTGCCGGGAAGCCCGTTCGCGCAGGTGATGCGCGAGGGCGAACTCGCCCTGTGCGACGAGGAACTGGCCGGGCGCTGGGGCGAGCAGCCGCTGACCGCCTGCGGGGTCCTGGCCACCTTCGCACTCGTACGGGCCACCGACGTCGTCCTGGACCCGGACGAACTGGAGCCCCGCGACGGCGACTTCGCCGAGCCGGACGACGCCGGGCTGCTCGACGCCGTCGACGTGTGGTGCGAGGACGTCCTGGACCAGCTCCCGGACACCCCGGTGCCGCCGGTCGCCACCGAGCTCGTCGCCGTACGCGACCTGGACCTCGTCGACGACGACGCCTGGCCGCAGGCCCTCGCGATGCTCGCCGAGCCCCCGCTGCGCGACGCGCTGACCCAGCCGGTCCGGGTGCTGCTCCCGGACGGCACCACGCGGTCCGTGCGCCCCTACACGGCCTGGTGGCTGCGCGACCACCCCGTGCTGGACGGCCGCCGGCCGGCCGGTCTGCGGGCGGCCGGCGGCGACCCGCGCCTGGCGGGCCTCTACGACTCCGTGGACGCGACGGGCTTCGACGACGCGCAGGTGCTGCGGGCGCTCGGCGTGCGGACCTCGGTGGGGGCGCTCCTGGACGAGCCGGGCGGCGCGGCGGAGCTGCTGGCGCGCCTCGCGGACGAGGAGCGTCCCGTGGGGCCCGTACAGCTCCACTCGCTCTACACGGCGCTCGCCGGGATGGACCCCGAGCAGGTCACGCTGCCGGACGAGTTGCGGGCCGTGGTCGACGACGAGGTGCGGGTGGTCGACGCGGCGGACGCGGTGATCGCGGACGCCCCGGACCTGCTGCCGCTGACCGGCGGACTCCCGCTGCTGCCGGTCGCTCCGGCGCGCGCGGCCGAACTGGCCGAGATGCTCCAGGTGCGGCGGCTCGGCGAGAGCGTGGAGGCCGGTGTGACGACGGAGGGCGAGGAGCACCGGGTGCCCGACTCCGTGCGCATCCTGCTCGGTGCAGGGACCCCCGAGGCCTACGTCGAGCACTCCGAACTGCGGGCCGGGGGCGCCGAGCTGGACTGGCGCCGCACCCCGGACGGTGTGGTGCACGCCGCCACGCTGGAGGGAGTGGCTGCCGGGCTCGCCTGGGCGGCCGGCCAGTGGCCGCGCCGCTTCGAGGTGGCCGCGCTGCTGGAGGACC